The region CAGGAAGGTGAATCTTTTGATCAAAGAGTTCATTAAAAAATACTGGTGGAGATACCTCATCGGGATTCTCTTTCTTATTACCGTTGATATCATTCAACTTTTTATCCCACGACAAATTGGTAGCATAGTAGACCTACTAAACACTCAATCCCCAAATCTTAATCAAATTAAAACGTTAATCTTTGGAATAATTATGTTAGCTGTAGGGTTGGGTATTGGTAGAGTTTTTTGGAGAATTTCAATTATTGGAGCCGCCCGGCTTTTTGAATATCAGACATGGAAAAAATTGTTCAATCATATCATAGGCTTGGACCAAGATTTTTTCGACAAGTGGAGAACTGGGGATTTGATGACTAGGTTCACTTCTGATGTTTTAGTGTTAATGCGTATGATGGGAATATTGGTTATAATGCTTGTTGATACAATAGTACTGACAACTTTGACCTTATTTGCAATGGGTAATTTTGTGAATTGGAGATTGACGTTTATATCAGTACTACCTCTTCCTTTAATAGCAATTATCTCACTTTTTTTCGGGAGATTTATCCATAGAAGGTTCAGAGAATTACAAGAAAAAACATCGGAACTATCCAATATAACCGAAGAAAATGTTTCTGGTGTGGATGTTGTAAAGTTGTATTCCAACTATGACACGATGCAAGGGATATTTGACAATAAATCTCAGGAGTTCTATAATTCTTACATCCGATTGGTAAAAGTTTGGGGATTGATGTTTCCTTTAGCCATGTTAGTAGGACAATTAGCAATTATTTTTGTTTTCAATTTTGGTGGACCCATGGTAATAAACAACCAGATAACTCTCGGAGACTTCATAATGACTAACCAATATATAGGAATGTTAATATGGCCAATGATGGCGGTTGGAAATTTAATCAACTTAATACAAAGAGGAAGAGCTTCTTTAAGAAGGGTTAATGAAGTTTTAGAGCAAAAAAATTCTGTCAAAGAACCTCCAAGAAAAGATTTTGAGTTTCAGGGCCACTATCAAATCAACCATTTAACGTTCAAATATCCAGGTTCACAAAGAGTAGTATTGAACGATATAAACATGAATATAAACCCGGGAGAAATGATAGCCTTTGTTGGAAGAATAGGTTCAGGAAAATCTACATTAGCGAAACTCCTTGTGAAACTATACCCTGTTGACAGAGAACAGATATTTTTGGATGGAAAAGATATAAACGATGTAAACGGTGAATTTATAAGAGACAATGTTTCTTATGTACCCCAAGATAGCTTTTTATTTTCAATGACGATAAGGGAAAATATAGCCTTTTCCGATGAAAAAATGGAAGATAAAGTGGAAGAATTTGCAAAACTTTCTCATGTCCATGACGACATAATGAGCTTCGAAAACAAATACGACACAATTGTTGGAGAAAGAGGAGCTACACTTTCTGGTGGTCAAAGGCAAAGGGTTACCATAGCAAGAGCTCTAGCTAAAAGATCAAAAATGATAATATTGGACGATTGCCTTTCCGCTGTAGATACCGAAACGGAAGAAGAAATAATCAAAACTCTTAGGCAACAAGCAGAAGATAAAACAATCCTAGTTATATCTCACAGGCTCAAAGCAGTTAAAAACGCCGACCAAATCTATGTATTCGACGATGGGCAAATCGCTGAACACGGTAATCATAATCAGTTAATTTCACGAGAAGGTATTTACTATTCTATGTACATGAAACAATTAATAGAAAAAAATTTGGAGGAGTAGAGTAATGGCTTCTGTTCATGAAGAAATATTTTTAGAAGAAAAAGAGAAAAGTGAAGGCGATCTCAAAACATTCATGAGATTGTGGGGATACATAAAAAAATACAAGTTACTACTATTTTTGACGTTTTTAACTTTGGCTATAGCAACCATAATAGAGCTAGCCCTACCAATTTTTATACGATATGGGATTGATGATGTAATAAATGTGAAGTATTCTTTTAATATGGTTCCCGGGAATGAAATGCAATTTGTTGAGCAAGAAAACGGAGCTTATAATTTAGAGAAAAGAGACAACAACTACTATATGGTTAACAATCAAACAGGCGAAAGAATGCAAGTCTCAGGAGAACAATATTCTCAATACTTTGATACAGCTATTCGAAAAATACAAGTGTTTAGCCTTATCTTTATATCAATACTTATGGGACAATTTCTTTTAAATTACGGTCAAGTCTTCTTTGCTAACGTAGTCGGTCAAAAGGTTATTTTTCATCTAAGGAAAGATTTATTCAATCATATATTAAAACTCAACTATACATTTTTTGAAAAAAATCCCCCAGGCAAAGTTACAACACGTGTTGTCAATGATACACAAAATCTTTCAGATTTCTTCAGTGATGTTGTAACAAGTTTACTCAAAGATATAGCGATAATAACTGGTGTAATAATTTTAATGATGGTCTTAGACTTTCAACTAAGTTTATACACAATGTCTATGTTTCCCATTATTGTGGTGTCAATTGTTATATTCAGACATTTTGATAGAAAGGCCTATGACATGGTTAGAACAAGAATATCCGCTCTAAATTCTTACTTAGCTGAAAATCTATCTGGAAGTAATGTTACAAGATTATTCAATCAAGAAGAAAGAAAGAAAAATGAATTCGATTACATGGCTACCAAAGTATATCGTGCAAATATTCAACAAATGTACGTATTTGCTATCTTTAGACCCTTGATGAGTCTTTTGCAATATTTTACAATCAGTATTTTGCTTTGGTTTGGTTCTTTGTTATTTACAGATGGGCAAACAACCTTTGGAACTATCTATGCCTTTACTTCTTACATAGATATGTTCTTTAGACCTTTGTTTGACCTAGCAGAAAAGTATGACATAATGCAGAACGCATTCGCATCAGCCGGGAAAGTTTTTAAGATATTTGACCAAGAACAAGAAGATTTTGGGAAGAAAAAACACATTAGTATACAAGAAGGTAAAGTTGAATTTCAAAACGTTAAATTCTCGTACGACGGAAATACAGAAATCTTAAAAGGTGTAAATTTCAAGATAAATCCCAATGAAAGAGTAGCTATAGTTGGCGAAACTGGTTCAGGAAAAACTACAATAATTAAATTGATAAGTGGCCTTTACAAATATCAAAGTGGTAAAATACTGTTAGACGATAAAGAATTATATGAATACGATCTGAATGAATTACGCAAAAAAATTGCTGTTGTACCTCAGGACGTATTCTTGTTCTCTGGAACTATTTTGGATAATATGAGATTATTTAACCAAGACATTCCTGATGAAGAAGTAAAAAAGGTTGCAAAATCCGTTTACGCAGACGAAATTATCTCACGTTTGCCTCAAAATTACTATACAGTGATCACAGAAAGAGGTGGAACTTTATCATCTGGTGAAAGACAGTTAGTAGCCTTAACTAGAGCGGTACTTTTTAATTCAAAAATCATAATTTTAGACGAAGCAACAGCTAACGTAGATGTCGAAACAGAATATTTAATACAACAAGCTCTAAATAAAATATCTGAACGTTCAACTATAATTTCCATTGCTCACAGACTTTCGACCGTAAAAAGCTCTAACAGGATAATAGTTGTACATAAAGGGTTAGTTGTTGAAGAAGGAAGTCATGAAGAACTTATCAACAACCATGGAATTTACTATGACCTTTACAGGCTACAATTCCAGAATAGCTGATAATTAAGAGACTCTGAAGGGGGCTCATATATTGAATTTCTTCGATAAAATACCGACGAACACATCCGTTTCACCAATATCAAAGGAACTCTATTTAAAAAATGATTCAAATATCGGCGTATTAATTCTACATGGTTACACAGGTTCTCCACATGATATGTATTACATAGGTAGACAGATTCACAAATCTGGTTTTTCTATATACATACCAAGACTCCCGGGACACTGCACCAATTCCAACGATTTTTTAAACTCTAATTGGAGAGATTGGCTCAGAAAATCAGTAGATTCCTATCTTGACTTAAAAGCCTACCACAAAAAAGTCTATATTTTAGGCCTTTCTATGGGAGGTGTATTAACAACTCTCTTAGCAAGTAAATTCCATCCAGAAAAAATTGTTTTAGCTGCTCCTGCACTAAAGGCAAAGGATTGGAGGATAAATTTAACTCCATTCTTTGGTTTGTTTATCAAAAAAATAAAAAGGAAAAAGCCTCAAACATTCGATGACGAAAAGCTCGATTATCTTGCTAACCAATATTGGAATTATGACTGGCCTTCAAAGGCAGCAGACCTTTACAAGCTGCAAAATATGGCACTTAAAAACCTTTCAAAAATCACATCTAAAACTTATGTAATACTATCGAAAAAAGATGAAGCTGTTCCTTTTTCGGTAAAAGAAATTATAGAAAAAAATATTAAAGGAAAAACTGAATTTCTGATATTAGAAGAAAGCGGGCACGTAGTTGTAAACGATATCGAAAAAGAACACGTAGCAACAGAGACTATAAATTGGCTTAAGAAAGAATAACTATTGTTCAAAATAATATAATTATTTCTACTTTGAAATTCTTTCTTTTAATAAAACTTGTTGCAAATAGTAAGCGGTGTAAGTACCACTCTCAGCTATTTCTTCTGGGGTGCCTGAAGCTACAATATAGCCCCCATTTTCTCCCCCTTCTGGACCTAAGTCTATAATGTAATCAGCATTTTTAATAATGTCCATCTCATGTTCTATTACTATAACGGTATTACCTTTTTCAACGAGGATATTAAGAACTTTTATTAATTTCTTTATATCTTCGAAATGAAGACCCGTAGTAGGTTCATCAAGTATATAAACGGTATTACCCGTTGATTTCTTTCTCAACTCGGAGGTTAATTTAATCCTTTGAGCTTCTCCACCTGAAAGGGTAGTTGCAGGTTGACCCAATCTTATGTATCCTAAACCCACATCTTGCAATAGCTCTAAAACATTTTTTATTAACGGTAAGTTCTTGAAAAAATCTAAAGCTTCATCCACTGTCATCTCTAAAATATCAGAAATATTTTTACCTCTGTAAGTGACCTTCAACGTCTCTTTGTTGTACCTCTTACCTTTACATACATCACAGGTTACATACACATCAGGTAGGAATTGCATCTCGATCTTCAAAACTCCGTGACCTTTACAGGCTTCACATCTTCCGCCCTTAACGTTGAAGGAAAACCTTCCCTTATCATATCCTCGAATTTTTGCCTCAGGTGTTGCTGCGAACAGTTCCCGAATATAATCGAATACTCCAGTATAAGTAGCTGGGTTACTTCTTGGAGTTCTACCAATAGGACTTTGATCTATAGAGATCACACTATCTATATATTTTAAACCTTCGATCTTTTCATATTCTCCAGGTCTAACCCTCGAATTGTAGAGTTCTTTTTGTAAAGCAGGATACAACGTATCCATAATCAATGAAGATTTACCCGATCCAGAAACTCCGGTTATCGCCACAAACTTCCCCAACGGAATCTCAACACTGATATTTTTCAAATTGTTGTGTTTTGCACCAATTATCTTTAAACTACCATCCTTTTCAACTCGTTTTTTATCTAATATTTCAATTCTCTTTTCTCCTCTTAAATACTTTCCAGTAAGGGACTTATTAGAGTTCTCCAACAATTTATTCGTAGGCCCTTGAAAGATCACTCTTCCCCCATTAACACCTGCACCAAGTCCAAGATCGATTATATAATCAGAGGACCTAATAACGTTCTCGTCATGCTCCACAACTATTACGGTATTATCAAGGTCTCTCAATTTTTTCAATGTATTTATCAACCTATCGTTGTCTCTTTGGTGAAGCCCTATAGTCGGCTCATCCAAAACATATGTTACGCCTGTCAATCCCGATCCTATCTGTGTGGCCAATCTAACTCTCTGAGACTCTCCACCAGAAAGCGTTGTCGCATTTCTTCCAAGTGTCAAATAGTCAAGTCCTACATCTATCAAAAAAGTTAACCTTCTATTTATTTCTCTAAGAAGTTCGTGAGAAATTTCCATTTCAAAATCACTCAGTTTTAAGGCATCAAAGAAAAGTTTTATTTCACTTATTGGCATTTCTGTCAAATCGAATATATTGTATCCATCAATCCTAACGCTTAATGCCTCTTCCCTCAATCTTTTGCCGTTACAAGTTTGACAGGTCTTTTGAATCATAAAATTCCTCTCGATCCATTCCCTTATATCCCGTGAATCTGTTTGCTTGTACCTTCTTTCGTACCAATTCACCATCCCCTCAAACTCTCTAGTAAAAGCATAACTATCCCCATTTCTTTTTGAAAAGGAAAAATCTATTTCTTTGTCAGTGCCATATAGTAAGGTATTTAAAACTTTCGAAGGCATGTTTTTTAAAGGTTTTGATGGATCCTCCCCCAAACTTCGAACAACATCTTTCATCATGCTCACCATGAAGGTGTCTTTCCCCATATTCAAAGCAGCCCCATCCTCTAATGACTTATTTATATCAAATATATATTCAGGCTCAATCTCCAATTTAAAACCTAATCCATGGCATTCTGAACACGCACCATAAGGACTATTGAATGAAAATAATTTGGGATTAATTTCTGGAAAACTGTAACCACATTTAGGGCAAGCTAGATTCTCAGAAAAAGTTTGAGAAGAAACAACGTTCTCCTCGCTATCCATTTCCCTAATTTCTACAAAGCCATCACCTTCTTTAAGCGACAATTCAACGGCTTCGAAGATTCTCTCAAAATTATCTTTTCTTAACTTTACTCTATCAACAAGGAGATTTATATTATGCCTATAGCTCTTTTCAAGTGAATCTATCTCATCTAAATCGTATATCACTCCATCAACTTCTACCCTTTTGAAGCCTGAGACCTTCATGCTATGGAGTTCTTTTTTAAACTCACCTTTCTTTTCCTTCGCAATTGGAGCAAAGATATACAATCTTGCATTCTCTTTAAAATTTTTATAAATATTATCGGCAATTTCATCTACTGTGGAACTTTGCAAAGGAATATTGCACTTTGGGCAGTAAGCTTTACCAACCCTTGCAAACAAAACCCGAATATAATCATAAATCTCTGTGATGGTACCAACCGTTGACCTTGGATTATGACTTACAGATTTTTGTTCAATAGCAATTGAAGGAGAAAGTCCCTCGATCAATTCTACATCTGGCTTTTTCAAATTGCCTAAAAACTGTCTTGCATATGAAGAAACAGATTCCAAATACCTTCTTTGACCTTCCGCATATATAGTATCAAGTGCTAAAGTTGATTTTCCTGAACCCGATAAGCCGGTAATGACTGAAAGGGTATTCTTAGGTATCTCAACATCTATATTTTTTAAATTATGCTCTCTAGCACCTTTTATTCTAATCCATTTACTATCCATATATATCCTCCTGAAAAAGCAAATATTTACCCTTTTTAAACATTTATATTATACAATTAAAAAATTAACGCTAAAAGAATTTTATTTATCTTTTAACAAAGAAGCTCAAAGTATCTTCTATGTTAGATTAACAGGCAAAAAACAATTAACCTAAAAACATACATATATGATATAATTAGATTACATTGTAGGTAACAGCGTTGGGACTCACTCCTCCTTTCCTTATGGGGGGAGGATCACAGTTCCTCTTTATCCATATGGTCAGACTGCAGGGTCTAAGGGGCCGAAGGCCTCTTCCTTAGAAGGGTGGGGAGCAGGGCGAATCCTACTCCTCCTTTCCTTATGGGTGGGGAGCAGGGCGAAGGGGCGCTAATACAAGTTTTTAAAGACATTACCATAACAAGGAGTTCTTTTAATGAAAACAGCAATGATATTTGGAACGCGGCCAGAAGCAATAAAAATGGCACCATTATATGAAAAGATGAAAGAAGAAAATATGGAAGTTAAAGTAATAGCAACCGCTCAACACAGAGAAATGCTCGATCAAGTGTTGAATCTTTTTGAAATAAAACCAGACTACGACTTAAATATAATGACAAAAAACCAAACTCTACCCCAACTAACTTCAAAACTTATTACAGAGATAGATAAAATACTAAAAATTGAACCATTCGATTACGTATTAGTACAAGGGGATACAACTTCCACTTTTGTAGGAGGTCTGGCTTCTTTTTACAACAAAATACCTGTTGGGCACGTGGAAGCAGGTTTAAGAACGAACGATATATACAACCCTTTCCCAGAAGAAATGAACAGAAGACTAACAGGCACAATTGCAAAGCACCACTTTGCTTCCACCCAAAAGGCAAAAGATAACCTACTAAAAGAAGGTGTAGAAGAAAAAAACATAATAGTAACTGGGAACACGGTTATAGATGCATTACTATGGGTTAAAGAAAACAAAAATAAAGATATAGAAAAGATTAAAGAAAAGTACAACATAAAGAACAAAAAGTTTATCTTAGTAACCATGCATAGAAGGGAGAACTGGGGAAAACCGATAGAAAACGTTATGAAAGCAATAAAAAGGTACTTACATGAAAACGAAGAAATGCACATAGTATTTCCCGTTCACTTAAATCCGATAGTAAGAGAAAGTGTGTATAAAATACTTGGGAATGAAGAAAAAGCCATACTAATAGATCCTGTTGAATACTTAGAATTCATAGCGTTAATGGACGAAAGTTATTACATCATGACAGATTCGGGAGGGATACAAGAAGAAGCACCCACCTTGGGTAAACCAACGCTGGTGTTAAGAGAAACAACGGAAAGACCCGAAGCAATAGAAGCAGGAACAGCAAAATTAATAGGAACACAAGAAGAAAAAGTGTATCAGGCAATGAAAGAACTAGAAACAGAAAAATATGCACAAATGAGCAAAGCAACCAACCCTTTTGGAGATGGGAAGGCATCTCAAAGAATCGTTGAATTTTTGAAAAAAAGCTACTTCTATTGATAAATGCTATTTTCATTTGCCACCATTCTATTCCCCGACAATTCGGATTTATAATACAACTCTTCATAAAGTTGCAAAAAATCCTTAATAGAAGTCTCTTCACTCAAATCAATACATTTATTACTCTCATCAAGCTTAACTTTTAGATTAAAATCATCTATTATCCCCTTAACCTTAGAAAACTCAAATTTCGTGTAATTACCGTTTTTAATAACCTTATAAAACTTCTTCAAATACAAAGGTTTGCCTTTGAGTTTCTCACTAAAATAATCGATACCTTTTAACTTAACATCTTTACCAAATAGATTTCCCTTTTTCTTTATTTCCTCGATAACTTCATCTTTAGCCTCTTCATATTTCTTGTAAAACCCGAAATCTCTTTCAAAATAAGTCAGATTTTTAATTAAGACAGTATCTCCAACAACCATGTAATCAAAACTATTTTTAGGAATTATGAAAAGCCGTTCTTTTAAAGGTTGAATTTTACGTGCAGTAAGAGCTAGAATCCTTTTGTCTTTAAAGATTTTGGAAGCCGTTAAATATTGAATACCTAACAAAAAATCATTCAACTCTTTACTATACAACTTTACTATCAGTTTGAACTTCTTAATTGTTTCCAAGTCTTCATTAGAATAATTTTTTATATACTTACCTTCACGAATAATCTCAACAATATCCCCAACATCACTCACATTCTCTTTAACATCTTTTAGATACAAAAAACTCCTGTCATGAATGACTGTCTCGTACTCATCTACCTTGTTTGACTCTTTGTTGATTAAATCATTTAAAAACTCGTCAGCAGAGGCCAGAAAAATGCTCTTGAAAAAGAAGGGATCTTCATTTTTCAACCAAAATATCTCGTCTTTCTCATTTTGGATAAAAACATCCACTATGAAATCCTCTGAAGTATCTATTAACTCTCTAAGAGATTCTAAATTCTCTTTTAAAAAGATATTCTCTAAAATCTCATCCCAATTAACTTTATTCATCTCTTGCCACCCATCCCCAAATAAATATCTTTGGAAAACTCTTTTAATTTCATTCCTTCGGTTATTGACTTTGAAATCAACCAAACCGGCCGCATACTTTTTTTACCTTCGTCCATAAGATAAACCTTGTAAATACTATAGCCAAACAAAGCAAGAACAGGGTTTATAACAATTAAATCTGTCTTCACATAAATATTGCCTACAATAAAAACGATTATGGCAAAAGAAATCAATTCTTTTATGCCACCCATATTGATAAAAGGCAAGATATAAACAAAAATATAATCCAATAATCTCACATTCTGCGATTCTACTTTCTCGAATTTAATGAACTTTTCCTCGGCATTCGTCTTAGCAGAAATAAAAAGAACCAAGGAAACAGCAAAAACAAAAATCGAAAAAATACTAAAAAACAAGAACAAAACGTTCCCAAAATTATTAATGGCAAAG is a window of Petrotoga olearia DSM 13574 DNA encoding:
- the uvrA gene encoding excinuclease ABC subunit UvrA — encoded protein: MDSKWIRIKGAREHNLKNIDVEIPKNTLSVITGLSGSGKSTLALDTIYAEGQRRYLESVSSYARQFLGNLKKPDVELIEGLSPSIAIEQKSVSHNPRSTVGTITEIYDYIRVLFARVGKAYCPKCNIPLQSSTVDEIADNIYKNFKENARLYIFAPIAKEKKGEFKKELHSMKVSGFKRVEVDGVIYDLDEIDSLEKSYRHNINLLVDRVKLRKDNFERIFEAVELSLKEGDGFVEIREMDSEENVVSSQTFSENLACPKCGYSFPEINPKLFSFNSPYGACSECHGLGFKLEIEPEYIFDINKSLEDGAALNMGKDTFMVSMMKDVVRSLGEDPSKPLKNMPSKVLNTLLYGTDKEIDFSFSKRNGDSYAFTREFEGMVNWYERRYKQTDSRDIREWIERNFMIQKTCQTCNGKRLREEALSVRIDGYNIFDLTEMPISEIKLFFDALKLSDFEMEISHELLREINRRLTFLIDVGLDYLTLGRNATTLSGGESQRVRLATQIGSGLTGVTYVLDEPTIGLHQRDNDRLINTLKKLRDLDNTVIVVEHDENVIRSSDYIIDLGLGAGVNGGRVIFQGPTNKLLENSNKSLTGKYLRGEKRIEILDKKRVEKDGSLKIIGAKHNNLKNISVEIPLGKFVAITGVSGSGKSSLIMDTLYPALQKELYNSRVRPGEYEKIEGLKYIDSVISIDQSPIGRTPRSNPATYTGVFDYIRELFAATPEAKIRGYDKGRFSFNVKGGRCEACKGHGVLKIEMQFLPDVYVTCDVCKGKRYNKETLKVTYRGKNISDILEMTVDEALDFFKNLPLIKNVLELLQDVGLGYIRLGQPATTLSGGEAQRIKLTSELRKKSTGNTVYILDEPTTGLHFEDIKKLIKVLNILVEKGNTVIVIEHEMDIIKNADYIIDLGPEGGENGGYIVASGTPEEIAESGTYTAYYLQQVLLKERISK
- a CDS encoding ABC transporter ATP-binding protein, giving the protein MNLLIKEFIKKYWWRYLIGILFLITVDIIQLFIPRQIGSIVDLLNTQSPNLNQIKTLIFGIIMLAVGLGIGRVFWRISIIGAARLFEYQTWKKLFNHIIGLDQDFFDKWRTGDLMTRFTSDVLVLMRMMGILVIMLVDTIVLTTLTLFAMGNFVNWRLTFISVLPLPLIAIISLFFGRFIHRRFRELQEKTSELSNITEENVSGVDVVKLYSNYDTMQGIFDNKSQEFYNSYIRLVKVWGLMFPLAMLVGQLAIIFVFNFGGPMVINNQITLGDFIMTNQYIGMLIWPMMAVGNLINLIQRGRASLRRVNEVLEQKNSVKEPPRKDFEFQGHYQINHLTFKYPGSQRVVLNDINMNINPGEMIAFVGRIGSGKSTLAKLLVKLYPVDREQIFLDGKDINDVNGEFIRDNVSYVPQDSFLFSMTIRENIAFSDEKMEDKVEEFAKLSHVHDDIMSFENKYDTIVGERGATLSGGQRQRVTIARALAKRSKMIILDDCLSAVDTETEEEIIKTLRQQAEDKTILVISHRLKAVKNADQIYVFDDGQIAEHGNHNQLISREGIYYSMYMKQLIEKNLEE
- a CDS encoding ABC transporter ATP-binding protein; protein product: MASVHEEIFLEEKEKSEGDLKTFMRLWGYIKKYKLLLFLTFLTLAIATIIELALPIFIRYGIDDVINVKYSFNMVPGNEMQFVEQENGAYNLEKRDNNYYMVNNQTGERMQVSGEQYSQYFDTAIRKIQVFSLIFISILMGQFLLNYGQVFFANVVGQKVIFHLRKDLFNHILKLNYTFFEKNPPGKVTTRVVNDTQNLSDFFSDVVTSLLKDIAIITGVIILMMVLDFQLSLYTMSMFPIIVVSIVIFRHFDRKAYDMVRTRISALNSYLAENLSGSNVTRLFNQEERKKNEFDYMATKVYRANIQQMYVFAIFRPLMSLLQYFTISILLWFGSLLFTDGQTTFGTIYAFTSYIDMFFRPLFDLAEKYDIMQNAFASAGKVFKIFDQEQEDFGKKKHISIQEGKVEFQNVKFSYDGNTEILKGVNFKINPNERVAIVGETGSGKTTIIKLISGLYKYQSGKILLDDKELYEYDLNELRKKIAVVPQDVFLFSGTILDNMRLFNQDIPDEEVKKVAKSVYADEIISRLPQNYYTVITERGGTLSSGERQLVALTRAVLFNSKIIILDEATANVDVETEYLIQQALNKISERSTIISIAHRLSTVKSSNRIIVVHKGLVVEEGSHEELINNHGIYYDLYRLQFQNS
- a CDS encoding alpha/beta hydrolase, producing MNFFDKIPTNTSVSPISKELYLKNDSNIGVLILHGYTGSPHDMYYIGRQIHKSGFSIYIPRLPGHCTNSNDFLNSNWRDWLRKSVDSYLDLKAYHKKVYILGLSMGGVLTTLLASKFHPEKIVLAAPALKAKDWRINLTPFFGLFIKKIKRKKPQTFDDEKLDYLANQYWNYDWPSKAADLYKLQNMALKNLSKITSKTYVILSKKDEAVPFSVKEIIEKNIKGKTEFLILEESGHVVVNDIEKEHVATETINWLKKE
- a CDS encoding Kiwa anti-phage protein KwaB-like domain-containing protein — protein: MNKVNWDEILENIFLKENLESLRELIDTSEDFIVDVFIQNEKDEIFWLKNEDPFFFKSIFLASADEFLNDLINKESNKVDEYETVIHDRSFLYLKDVKENVSDVGDIVEIIREGKYIKNYSNEDLETIKKFKLIVKLYSKELNDFLLGIQYLTASKIFKDKRILALTARKIQPLKERLFIIPKNSFDYMVVGDTVLIKNLTYFERDFGFYKKYEEAKDEVIEEIKKKGNLFGKDVKLKGIDYFSEKLKGKPLYLKKFYKVIKNGNYTKFEFSKVKGIIDDFNLKVKLDESNKCIDLSEETSIKDFLQLYEELYYKSELSGNRMVANENSIYQ
- the wecB gene encoding non-hydrolyzing UDP-N-acetylglucosamine 2-epimerase, whose translation is MKTAMIFGTRPEAIKMAPLYEKMKEENMEVKVIATAQHREMLDQVLNLFEIKPDYDLNIMTKNQTLPQLTSKLITEIDKILKIEPFDYVLVQGDTTSTFVGGLASFYNKIPVGHVEAGLRTNDIYNPFPEEMNRRLTGTIAKHHFASTQKAKDNLLKEGVEEKNIIVTGNTVIDALLWVKENKNKDIEKIKEKYNIKNKKFILVTMHRRENWGKPIENVMKAIKRYLHENEEMHIVFPVHLNPIVRESVYKILGNEEKAILIDPVEYLEFIALMDESYYIMTDSGGIQEEAPTLGKPTLVLRETTERPEAIEAGTAKLIGTQEEKVYQAMKELETEKYAQMSKATNPFGDGKASQRIVEFLKKSYFY